The DNA segment CGAAGAATAGGCGTTTTGGCCGATTATGGACATCAGTGAACCTAATGCCCGTTGGGTTCGGTTTATGTAAAATGCGGGCACCGTGGAGTACGATCTGGGTGGCAACCACAGACGGACATGCCCGCAGAGAGAAATATAACGTATTATGATAAAAGACTACTGGCACCTTTCATTCAGTGCGAGTTTCGACCGTCGTTCGGACGTCGAACGTAACGGCCTTCGTCGATAGCGTCTCGGCGATCTCCTGGCGCTGCTCGGCAGTCAGGTCCTTGCGCTCGATCACCTGGCGAGCTGCCCCGACGAGTTCGGGCACGTCCTCGCACGCCTGCGTGACGGCTTTCGTCTTGTTACAGCCGTAGTAGTCAGCCGCTCGTTCGATCACGTCCTTCCGATACGCGTAGTCTCCGTCGGTGCGGATTCGCATACTCGTACACACGACCCCCCGAATCCTAGTTTTTTCGACTCACTCAACCCGGCCCACAGCCCATAATCGGGGTGTTTCTGTCAGGGTGTCCGAGGAATCTGCGAGCCCGACGACTCGATCGGCGCGAGATATGCACACGCCGAGCTGGCGCTCGTGTGCATATTCGGGAAACAGGTTTTGTCGACGTGCGACCCCTGGGGGGAGAGGAGATTGAAAGGAGATACTCGGATGTCGATCAAAGGTAGTACTTCAAAACGATAGTACGGATGTATTCTGCTGTTTTGCCGTCTGGAATCGTATGCGGTGAACTAATTATCGCCCGATCAGAATGGATTTCTATAGAACTTCGGCCATCCTCGGAACTCAACACCAGTTCTGTTTCGAATTCGCCGTCTTCAATCCAATCATCTAACGTGAGGTTTTGATCAATTGGTGAAATAATGATTCGTCCTTCAGTCATATTTCTGGTGTCAAGGAGTTCCCTACAAGCCCTCTGGATATGGGATGCAAAAATCATCAGATCAATTATTGAATCTCGAAGTTTTCCAAACTCATAACTGAATTCAATGGTGACTCCGATACTTCTAATCTGTGTATTTTGGTGAGTGTCCCCTTCCTTTGTCGTGGGAGAGGAGATGAAGTTTAGTGCCAGCTCATATGGTTCCTGCCTATTCCTATATTTGATTCTGGAACTGAGTTTTCGACCATCATTGCTCCACATATTTTGCTCTACTTCAAAATCGCCTTCGCTTTCTTTGCTAACTAAGTCTAGAATTTGCTCAGCAATACTGTTAGTTTGACTCTCATCAAGTCCCGATTCCAGATATACACTAAACTCATAGTCCGATCTAATTTTGTTCTTTTTTGTTCTCCAAGCCTTGTATCCCCTGAGAGCCCGCTTGAATAGCGGAGAGAAAATCTTCCTATCATACAAGGATTGCGCAGTATATTCGATTAGTGCAGTAATGGCTATTAGGAAGGCTACAGACGCCCCACCAACGATGTGATCGAGGGAAGGGGTTACTCCAGATAGCACCATTTACTTTTCTGAACCTTCTTCACTCGATGATGTGTCTGTTTCGGACCCGAATTCTATAACAGATGTTTGACGGGTTAATCTAAGGTTTGGTACAATATACGAGGTTATCATATAGAGATAGGAGGACAGAGTTATTTTGTTATAACTACGGACAAGACAGTCGTCAGAAATTTGGACTGTCTTATCTGGCCCCTCCAGTTTTGAAGTGCCAAATCTTTGGCCATGGACTGATCCTCTACGCATTTCCCTCTCATATTCTTTAGATGAACCGAATCCTCGGCCCATAATATGCTTCTTGTGAATACTGGCATCTTTGTAATCCTCGACAGAAGTCATCAAATGAGTATCAATCAAATCGTCCCCAATTTCTTCAAATTCTTCGTGGGATATAGAGATCTCATCAATGATGATCCCAAGGTTCTCCAGCATATTATCCATAAATCCTAATACTTTCCTCATATTCTCCCTGCTAGAAATAATGAGGAGGAAAACACTCCCAACTTGTCTAAAAATTACAAACTTCGTTTCCTGCTCGTCAAGAACAAGAATCTTTTTCCTCTTATATTTTACCGTGTCTGATTTATTATGGAATAATCTACCAAACAGAGCCTGAATTCCATCTACATTAATTTCCTCAACGTCTTTTATCCTGGCCAATCGAGTGTCTTCTTCTAATCCGGATTGAAATATTTCGGGAATATGTATGTCGTCCCTATCTTCTAATGAGTCATCGTCGTCAATGCTGTGGGTACGATTGCGAAGGTTTTCAGCCAGACCCTCAAATCGGAAAGTTTCGGGATCGGGTAGGCTCAGGTGGAAAACTCTCCCCGTGAAGTTATCTTCAAATAACAATGGCGTTTCCAATTGGGAGATCGTTTCACTCACGGAACTACAATGGAATCTTCACCATTTAAACATCTAGGTAGCAATTCACTCGAATATCGCTTACGTTGATATAGAGTGACTGGGGCAGGTTGCTGACTGACCCACGACCGTTTCGCCTGCTTCAACTGGAGATCTGCGGAGGCGGGGCGGGTGCTGTGTAATTTTTTGGCTCTGTCCCCTTGGGGACACGCCCCAAGGGGGCTTTCGCGCGCAGCGCGAAACGACCCCGCAGGGGTCGCGGTGCTGTCGCGCCGATCGACGCGCCGGCGACCGGCCAAACACAAACAAGGTTGTGATAGTCGGAACTGGATGAAAGTCTACTTGCTGAAAATAAGTATCGGAATAGCGTTGCCACTAAGCTGGCGATTTCAGCGGTCGGCGACGGCCCCGATGTAACCCGTCTCAGTCTCGCCGGCCGGCGTCTGCCACTTCATGATCGCGCCACGGAGAACAGCCGGATCGTTCCCCGAGTGGCGCCACTTTTCGATCGCCTTCCGCGCGGCCTCCTGGACGGACTCGTAGGAGCTGTATTTCAGCCACGAGAGGATACCGTCGATTCGCAGCTGCTCCGGATCGCCGTCTTCGTCGAACTGTATCTCGGCGCCGTACTCGGCCACCCACTTCTGGAACGGCGAGACGTCGGCGACGTGTTCGGCCAGGTGCATCACCTGCTGGAGTCGGTCGGCCGTGCTCTCGATCCCGTACACGCTGCTCTCGACGAGCGCACGAATCTCCTCCTGGAACTTCCGCGCTCGGTACGAAACGTGGCCCGATTCGAGTTCGACGAGCTCACCCATTTCCTTGATCGCGCGGTAGATCGTCGCCGGGTGCTTTCCGAGTTCGTCGGCCAGATCGTCGACGCGCTGACCGCCGTCCGTCGCGATCGTGCCGGCGACCTCCTCGGCCGTGTCGCCCATCTCGTGAAGCGTCGTCACCAGCAGGTGGTCGCTTTTCGCTTCGAGACCTGGCGTCGGGTCCTGGTAGATCTCGACCGGCTCCTCGCGCGTCTCAGCCGCGAAGTGTTCGTCTTCGACGTACACGTCGGTCCCGTCCGGGTTCAACGGTATGTCTTCCCACGCCAGGAAGTTCATCAGCGTCTCCTCGATCTCCTCGACGACTTCCTGACGCTCGGCCCATGCCCATGACTCGCCGTCGTTGAACGACTTGTTCACGAGGACCTCCACCTTCGGATGGTACGACGGGTGATCCGAACTCACCGCGTTCGGATCGGCGAGCAGGTAGATCTCGAACTTTCGGCCGTAGGTGTGACCGGGAAACAGTTCGCTCACGGCTGAAGGCGGGAGAATAAGACGATTCTGGTGGTTCACGACCTCCTCGTTGTCGATATCGAGAGTCATCTTCACACCCTCGGTATCGGCCAGGTGGTGCGTGACCTTCTGCAGGACCCCCGACTGCGCCATCCGCTCGGCCCACTCTCGGCGAGCGCGCACGTATCGCTCGTGCGCCCACTCGCGGCTGTACTCCGGGTGGGGCGGCTCTCGGAAGTACTCGCGATACACGGGCTCGCCGGCCTCCTCGAAGATCGCGTGAAAGAACTCGGGTAACAGTTCGAGCGATCGCTCGGGCGTCACGTTTGAGGGTTTGTACTCGACGTCGACCCCCTCGACCTCGCCAAACTGGTTCTCCCACGGGAGATTGACCGGTTCACCCGTCTCGAAGTGGCGCATATCCGGGAATCGCGGCGAGATGTTGTACGTCGACTTCGACTCACCCGGTCCGCGACCGATTATGTCCCACTCGTACAACCGCGTCGCTTCGATCGGGTCGCTCTCGGCCGGTGCAAACCCGGATTTCGAATACTTGACGTAGATGTGCCAGGGCTCGCCGTCGACCTCGACGTCGAGATTCATCTCTCCCTCGAACGGCGGTCCGAGCATCACCTTCGACAGCGCCGTGTACGGCCCGCGGCCCCACTCGTCCCACTTCCAACGGCCGTGGCTCTCGTGCGGGGCGTCCGCGACCTGCGACATGGGTCACTCCTCCGCGGACCGCTTCGCCTCGATCAACCCGGTCAGGACCGCCGTCGGGTTCCACCACGTCGTCGTCCCGCACCGGTGGCAGACGTGTTTGAACGACGTTAGTGCCGTCGCGTCGAGCGTCACCGGATCGACACCGATCTCTGCGTCGACGTCCTCCGGGCGAACCTGCTTGACGTGGGTCCGCTGGCAACCGGTGCAGATCGCGTCGACGGGGAAACCCTGGAGGCCCGACTTCGGACTCGCGAGCTCGGCGCTCAGGTCCCGGTCGGCGTCGACGCTCACGGCAGATCACCCTCCTCGATCGGCGTTCGGGACCGATTCGGTAGCCGTCTCGGATTGTACTGACGGGATCGCGGGTAGGCTGTCTGGCAGCCCACGCACAGGGTGAGACCGACGCCTTCGTCCGGCCGAACGTACACCGTCGCGAGTCGTGGGTTCACCCGGTCGGAACACTCGAAACACCGGGTCACGGCTGCTCACCTCCGTCAGTTCGGGCGGGCGCTTGTCTGGCTGATTCGGTCAGCGACCGCTGGGTAAACTCGCGGTCCGTCGACGGCTCAAAATTCGTGATCAGGCGCTCGGTGACCGCTTTCCCGTTCCCTGCAGCGGAGTGGGTCGCTTCGCGTTCGATAACAGCCCACTGCTCGCCCTCGTGCAGTCCTGGCGGGATCTCGGTGTAGCTCACCAACGCGTAGCCCTCGATACCGCTCAGCGCGCATTCAAGCGCCGCGTGGTCGGCGCTCTCGAGATACAGGTCCTCCTTCTCATAGTACGGCGGATCGAGATAGAAGACTGTCTCCGGGGAATCGTACCGCTCGATGACGTCCTGGTAGTCCTCGTGGACGACCGACACGCCCCGGAACCGATCGGCCACCGTCTCGATCCGCTCCGGCGCGTTCACCCAGTTGCGCGCGTTCCGCGAGCCGCGTTCATCGATCGGACTCTCGCGTTTGAACCCGGACTTTCGCGCCACCTTCCCTGCGTACTGGCTGTACCGAAGGAACAGCCAGCGGCCTGCGTGTTCGACGTCATCGGCGGGCCGGTCACCGGCAAAGAACTGGTCGGACCATTCGTCGTGCAGCTGCTCACTGAACGGGACGCGCTCGCACCACTCGGCCAGCGCGTCCGGCTGCTCTCGAGCAACGCGGAAGAACGTCACCACGTCGCTGTCCTTGTCGTTGAAGACTTCGACGTCACTCCGCGGCTTGTTCAGCAGTACCGACGCGGAGCCGCCGAACGGCTCGACGTAGCAGGTGTGTGGCGGTAGGTGGTCGATCACCCACTGAGCCAGTCGAGTCTTCCCGCCGATATACGGGAACGCGCTTATCACCGCTGCTCACCCCCGTCAAGCCCATGCCCACAGTACGGACAAATCGGCTTCCGGCGACGGTTGAACGTCGCGAGCGTCGACGAAACGGTTGCACCACACGTACACCGGTAGCTCACGAATCACCACCCCCGAATTCGACGAGCGTGGTTTGGTCGGCTCCGAACGGCGCGAAAAGCGTCGGCTGCTGGTTTGCTAACTCGACGACCTCCTCGTAGGTCTCGGGTTCGCGACCGACGAGCGACCGGAACCAGTTCTTGTGGACCTGCGAGTGTGAGACGATCCCCACTGGCGACTGCGTCTCGAACCCACAGATTCGACAGGTGTAGACCGTCACAGCACATCACCCCGCGCTTTCCGGACCTCGCGAACGCAGTCGGGACACAGGCGGCTCGTCGCGGCGGCCGGCTCGCCACAGCGCTCGCAGTCGTCGCGCTCGACGACGCGGCTCATTGGCCGGACTCACCCCGTTCAGCCGCCTCGGCGAACGGATCACTCACGATCGTCGCGTTGCACTCGGTGTCGATCGAGTAGATCAGCGGGTCGCCGATTCGATTCTCGGCCGTGTTGATCGATCGGAGCGAGACATTTTCGGGACCGTGAACAACCCCTAAAGAAACCTGCTCAGTGTCCTCCCGAACGAGTCTGGCGGGAATGGCTGGCTCGGCTGGATACGGTTCGCTCGGAGCTTTCTGCTCCGACAGAACAGCCTCGCCAGACCCGACAGTAACGTTCGCGAGGACCCGACAACTGTCTCGGTAATGCTCCTCGGCCCACACAGTCACGTTCGGACCGGTGTCCGCCGCCTCGTCCGAGTCGAACACGCCGAGGATAGATCCCCCGGTGAGTCCCAACCAGATGGACCCGAACACGACCGCGAAGACCAAGGCAACGTCGCGGGTGTTCATCGGCGACCTCCGTCGGAGCGGTCAGTCCCCGTGCGTAGTGACCGGGCTTTCTCCCGGCACTTCACGCACAGGTCATCGAGGTCGTATCCGGGTTGAGGGTCAGACAGATTAACGGGTTCGTCCGCGTAAGTGGTGTAGAACCCCCAGTTTCGGCAGAGAGACATTGCCCGGGTATCGCCGTCGAACAGGTGGGGCTTCCTCGCATCTGCTGGCTTTCCCCAGTACACCTCGCGGTCCGTGTCGTCTCTGCACGTACCGCCGTCGGTGACGAGCTCGCGCTCGGTGGTCTCGATTGCCTTCCGAACGTCACGGTCAGTCGCCTGCGTCGCCGGGTGGGCTATGGGTGTCCGACTCTCGACGTCGAACAGGCGACTCGCACGCACGAACTCGCCCGTCACCGTCGCTCACCTCCAACGATCGCGTCGCAGCGACAGCAGGCGAGCGCTTCGCCACCAGCGACAGGGACGAGCTCGCGACGAGCGTCACACCGCTCGCAGTACGCGAACCGAGTCAGCGTCACCGGCGCTCACCCCCGTCGGTCGCGACCGGCGGGCGACGGTACGATCCCGTCCGTTCCATCCGTCGCGAACAGTAGTAGTGATGCCCGGCCTCCGAGTGACCGTCGAGCAGGAGTGTACAGCGCGCACCACACTCCCCACACCGAAACTCTCGATCCGTGGTCGGCGAGGGTGCAACGAAGACCCGCTTTCGGAAAATCTCGGGGTCGATATCGGAAAGGTCCACGCTCACGCAGACCACCCCCTAAACCGGCCGCTAACTGTCAGAGGATGCGGGAAAAGGGGTTTATATCCAGTGGGCCGGCGCAGATTCGAACTGCGGTTACGGCCACCCGAAGGCCGAAGGATACCAAGCTACCCCACCGGCCCGCACTCGACAGGTGGCGACGGCCGCGTATAATTATTGCGTTGTGCGTCCGCCCGCGGCGAGTGACACGCTCGACCGCCGACCAGCGATCCCCGTTCGGACTGCCTACTGGGTCACGAGACAGGACACCGGATTCACGATCACCGGTTGGTTCCGTCCGACGAACACGTGGAGGAGAAAACATATAAATTAATCACTAATCACCCAAATGTGAACCGAAGATCGTACCTCTCTGCGGCGGTCGGCGGCGCGGGTGTCCTCTCGGGGTGTCTGTCGCGGCTTCCACTGATTGGCTCGGACGTGCCTGACAGGCCACTGCCCAACACGCCGATGGGTTCGTGGAGGCAGTACGGGGCAGACGGGGCGAATTCGTCCGCCCGGGACGTCTCCGTGCCGTCGCGGGGGAACCTGGCGTGGACGCTGGAGGACTACACACAGTGCCAACCCGCGGTTTCCGACGGAGTGGTCTACACGACGGTCTACGACCGCACCGACGGGGCGAGTGCGATCGCACTCGACGCACAGGACGGCACCGAGCGGTGGCGGACGGCACTCGGCGACAGCGAGGCGGAGCGGACGATCGTCGTCGACGACCGATGCATCGTCCCCTACGAGTCGGACCTCGTCGCGCTCGATCGCCGGACGGGCGATCGGGTCTGGACGGAACCGATCATCGACCGCTACTCGCTGTCCGTCGTCGTAGCAGACGAGGCCACCGGGACCGTGCTGGTCGATTCCATCGCCGGTATCGAGGCGTACCGGGCATCGAACGGGGCGAGACGCTGGCAAAGCGACCCGGTTGATTACCTCGCCCGGGAGCCCGCGATAGACGACCGGCACGCGTACGTCGTCGGGGACGTGGACGAAACGCCGTCTCTCGTCGCCCTCTCGCTGGCGGATGGATCGGTACGCTGGCGGCGCGAGCTCGAGGACACACCCGAGCAGGTCGCACCCGTCGCCAGCCCGGTGGGCGTGATCGTCTCCGACGACGGAACGCTGGTCGTCCACGACGGGGACACCGGCGACCGACTGCGCGAACTCAGATCGTTCGGCACGGACAGGGCCGATGCCCCGGTATCGGTCGCCTTCGACGACGGGACCGTGTTCGTCACCACCGAGTACTCCGGTGCCGTCGCGCTCGACGGAGAGACCGGCGCGGAACGATGGCACATCGACGTACCAGTGGACTACACGGGCGGACTCTGCGTCGGAAACGAAACGGTTGTGTTCCCGGTCGAGGACCCCGAATACGCCCCGAAGCAGGACACGATCAGCGCGTTCGATCGCGACTCGGGAGACCTGCGCTGGCACTACGCGTTCGAGCAGCAACTCCACTCGTTCGTGAGTACACAGCCCGTCCTGGTCGACGGAGCAGTGTTCGTTACCGCCACCTACATCGACGGGCGGGGCGTTCGGCGACGTGCCCGAAGCCGAGAGCTAGGTCCCAGCACCGGCCGCCTTTCCACTCGAGGGATCGGTCAAACACTACCGCACAGACTCCCTGTGCCGAAATTCGGGGTTCAGATCACCACTCCGCGTACCCGTCCGTGTCGAGTGCGTGGTGGGCGACGGTGATGGCCTGGTCGGCGTGCAGCGCGAGCGGGCCCAGGCGAGCCCGCCGGTCGGCGCGCGTTTCGAGGAGGTCGCGTTCGGCCGCGGTGAAGTCGCCGTGATCGGAGAGGACGAAGACAGGGTGTTCGGGCAGCGGGCCGTCGACGAGCGGGTCACCGTCCTCGTGGAGGTGGACGAGTGTCGCGTCGTCGTCCAGGGCGTCGAGCGTCGCCTCGAAACCGCGTCGATAGACCTCGAAGCCCGGACTGGGTTCGGCAGGGAGTGCGCCGATGGCCTCGTCGCGGTGTTCGAGGGCCGTCTTGATGCGGGCGGCCGTCGAACGCTCGTCCGGGTTCAGCCGGCGGACCGCGCCCCCGTCGACGGTGATCGTGAGTTCGTCCTGCAGGACGAGGTGGACGCGGACGTCCTCGCGGATCCCGTGCGACCGGAGGAGGGCGGCCGTCAGCGATCTGCAGAGGGCGTCTAAGCGACCGGCGCCGCCCGCTATATCGTCGAGCGAGAACGACGGCGTCGTCGGCACCTCGTGAGCGAGACAGACGAACTGGCGCATAGGATGCCTCCGCGAGGACGACGCATAGGTGCGGCGATGTCGGGCGCAGGGGTACCGGAGGGCGCTCGACGACAGGACAAGACGATACACTCCGATACACTCGAACCGGGAGCGCCGGCCTCGATGAACGAATGTGACGGCCCTCGACGAACGGATGCGTCGACCCTCGCTGGCCGAATGCGTCGGACCTCGATGGTCGATCGAGATGACCCAGTTTCGATAAGACGACGCGTTGAGACTATCGAATATCGAAATATATTTTTCGAAGTAGCGTGACGGTACGCAAATCTGATGGCACACCGGTCGTGGGTGGTCACCGGCCTCGTGATTCTCCTCGCCAGCGGGAGCTGGGTCGCCGTCGGGCCGGCGATGGCCGACGGGGCGGGATCGGTATCGGACGCCGACGCCGTGCGATCCCCCGCCGGGGCGAGTGCGACGGTCGCCGAGACCGGGGACCCGGCCTTTCCCGGGGTGACGTACGAGGCCGTCGAGATCGACTCGATCGTGCTCTCGATCGACCTCACGACCGAGGGGACCGCGAACTGGCGCGTCGAGCACCGCGTTCGGCTCGACGATCCGAACGCGACGGCCGGGTTCGAGCGCACTCGCCGGAAGCTCCGGCAGAACCGATCGGCGTTTCGCGATC comes from the Halovivax cerinus genome and includes:
- a CDS encoding DNA-binding protein, whose amino-acid sequence is MSQVADAPHESHGRWKWDEWGRGPYTALSKVMLGPPFEGEMNLDVEVDGEPWHIYVKYSKSGFAPAESDPIEATRLYEWDIIGRGPGESKSTYNISPRFPDMRHFETGEPVNLPWENQFGEVEGVDVEYKPSNVTPERSLELLPEFFHAIFEEAGEPVYREYFREPPHPEYSREWAHERYVRARREWAERMAQSGVLQKVTHHLADTEGVKMTLDIDNEEVVNHQNRLILPPSAVSELFPGHTYGRKFEIYLLADPNAVSSDHPSYHPKVEVLVNKSFNDGESWAWAERQEVVEEIEETLMNFLAWEDIPLNPDGTDVYVEDEHFAAETREEPVEIYQDPTPGLEAKSDHLLVTTLHEMGDTAEEVAGTIATDGGQRVDDLADELGKHPATIYRAIKEMGELVELESGHVSYRARKFQEEIRALVESSVYGIESTADRLQQVMHLAEHVADVSPFQKWVAEYGAEIQFDEDGDPEQLRIDGILSWLKYSSYESVQEAARKAIEKWRHSGNDPAVLRGAIMKWQTPAGETETGYIGAVADR
- the trmY gene encoding tRNA (pseudouridine(54)-N(1))-methyltransferase TrmY; translated protein: MRQFVCLAHEVPTTPSFSLDDIAGGAGRLDALCRSLTAALLRSHGIREDVRVHLVLQDELTITVDGGAVRRLNPDERSTAARIKTALEHRDEAIGALPAEPSPGFEVYRRGFEATLDALDDDATLVHLHEDGDPLVDGPLPEHPVFVLSDHGDFTAAERDLLETRADRRARLGPLALHADQAITVAHHALDTDGYAEW
- a CDS encoding DNA adenine methylase, which codes for MISAFPYIGGKTRLAQWVIDHLPPHTCYVEPFGGSASVLLNKPRSDVEVFNDKDSDVVTFFRVAREQPDALAEWCERVPFSEQLHDEWSDQFFAGDRPADDVEHAGRWLFLRYSQYAGKVARKSGFKRESPIDERGSRNARNWVNAPERIETVADRFRGVSVVHEDYQDVIERYDSPETVFYLDPPYYEKEDLYLESADHAALECALSGIEGYALVSYTEIPPGLHEGEQWAVIEREATHSAAGNGKAVTERLITNFEPSTDREFTQRSLTESARQAPARTDGGEQP
- a CDS encoding DUF7692 domain-containing protein, whose product is MRIRTDGDYAYRKDVIERAADYYGCNKTKAVTQACEDVPELVGAARQVIERKDLTAEQRQEIAETLSTKAVTFDVRTTVETRTE
- a CDS encoding PQQ-binding-like beta-propeller repeat protein encodes the protein MNRRSYLSAAVGGAGVLSGCLSRLPLIGSDVPDRPLPNTPMGSWRQYGADGANSSARDVSVPSRGNLAWTLEDYTQCQPAVSDGVVYTTVYDRTDGASAIALDAQDGTERWRTALGDSEAERTIVVDDRCIVPYESDLVALDRRTGDRVWTEPIIDRYSLSVVVADEATGTVLVDSIAGIEAYRASNGARRWQSDPVDYLAREPAIDDRHAYVVGDVDETPSLVALSLADGSVRWRRELEDTPEQVAPVASPVGVIVSDDGTLVVHDGDTGDRLRELRSFGTDRADAPVSVAFDDGTVFVTTEYSGAVALDGETGAERWHIDVPVDYTGGLCVGNETVVFPVEDPEYAPKQDTISAFDRDSGDLRWHYAFEQQLHSFVSTQPVLVDGAVFVTATYIDGRGVRRRARSRELGPSTGRLSTRGIGQTLPHRLPVPKFGVQITTPRTRPCRVRGGRR